The sequence below is a genomic window from Uranotaenia lowii strain MFRU-FL chromosome 2, ASM2978415v1, whole genome shotgun sequence.
gtttatgctaaaagtggtggtcacaatttaaaaatatattccaaaacagaaaaagctgattgtctcgcttgcttatttttgtacatgggactgttatgaaagaaggggcggtagattgttgcagcttaactgacttcatgttatatccaaaaatctaataacgtattcgtttatacccagttttgcaccaggtcacaacaagttatgcacattttactgtcatttttagaagtttatgcgctaagttttgcatccgtaattccccagatttgatttaaaatggacggtggaacactgaagattcgtgtgtgagcgatcgaggtagcaaaacactgacgccGAATTAtgtagtatggtaaacctcaaaactgggcgaatgtagaataCGAATACGGTAACAGTATCatatattcatcatttttcagcCTGGGCTgggctctttgattatttctacaacatttgtgccactttctcatacttttttgatcaatgggaaaggattttggtgtccagtgcttagctcccgatataaaaactatgtaaagcacgtctatatttcattttttaatcacatttttgtgatcccaaacacagggactgaaccttctactattggcattgattatgcttcacaatgatctttgatcgaaaaattaataagttatatagtatatgaccaggttgtaaaagcaacattcccattattagttatatcacataaacaatacgatactcagaattttggttaaaatttaaagtcagttttgctgcaaacactctacaaagcacgaaaaagtagtgttttttacctggtttggtaagttcttttgtttccatgttgttagaagtgcttgctatctccatatgtgagtgcagttgttccaccattgtttgttttcgatgcaaaaaaagagatttattgtcattatttctttcataactcttcaaggtgttaatgacccactttggtgtcttcagatgaaagttgcatcataaatcgagctataaaatggtattttttgcaaaatatttggtggtgcagacggtacttttagacgccatttaaagtttatttacaacttttcatgttgaaggtcattatttaatttttttcaactattctatttggaaagctgataaaatttcaatgcattttgatgtgctattttataatttccgttgagaaacaacagagttatgtagctttgaaaaatggttattttttatttacaaaaaaatctaaccgaagctaactcaaaaaataaaaatgtctggaatctgaaaaaatacatgtgtttttaagtcgcaaaaatgaaccaaattttcaattttggggaaaatctgaagacccccggcgcaaattgtcagataataaataaaaatcctcaaatgacaaaaatgacaaaagtgacaaaagtgacaaaaatgacaaaaatgacagaaatgggaaaaatgggaaaaatgacagaaatgggaaaaatggaaaaaatgacaaaaatgacaaaaatgacacaaatgaactgacaaaaatttttattcaaacgcTTTGATAATGgcaaacaaatataaaaaataaatatcaaattaaaataacaaaaatgacaaacgtgaaaaaaaatataaaattaacaaatatgacaaaaaaaaatgacaaaaatgacaaaaatgacaaaaattacaaaaatgacaaaaatgacaaaattgactttaaaTTGGATGCTTTTTTATTCGAATTGGAAATCGACCGAGAAATAAGcggacttgtttttttttatttttacgcaCGCTTATCATATCACAACTCATTTCGTTGGGgttttccgaattttttttaagctttttggCGAAAGCTTGCGTCTGACTGACCCGCACTGTGATCCTCTGCTCAGCTAATCAACACACAAACGCTGAAACGCTGAATCCATTCCATTCGGATCCACTATCATCGCATCATTCGCGCGCGGATCATCTTCCAAACCACACAAGAGCTTCTCCGTCAATCGAAATGAACTCATCACCCTTTCTCGATTCCGGTTTTCTACTGCTAGCGGCggtgtttgtgttttgttcgCAAGTTCAAGGTAAGACGTCATATTATGAATGATTTTCTAGCTGTtattcattttgatatttttaatgtttttttttcttgcaggtCAACGTATTTCCGAAATAAGTAAGTACGCTATTTTGAGTCTTTCGCTGGTGCCTGCACCAATCAAGGTTTGAAATTTGCAGAATGTGAAGAATATCGAGCAAAAACTTTCAACAAAAAGTCGACCATCCCGTTGATTCTTAACCCCAAGCCACTGGGACATCTGAGTTACAACTGTTCGAAAACCGTGGAGTTGATAGTCGGAGGAGAAGCTGCCAAGCCCCATGAATTTCCGCATCATGCACTTCTGGGATGGCCCCGGGAAGATGATGAAGATGAATACCAGTTCCTTTGCGGTGGAACATTGATAAGCGATTGGTTTGTGCTAACGGCTGCCCACTGTATCATGGAATCGCCTGCAATTGTACGGTTGGGGGAGCACGTCCTATCGGATGAAGATAGACTACATGCAGATTTTTCTGTTGACGACGTAATTCTTCATCCAGCGTACAAATTCGGTGCTTCGTACAACGATATCGCTCTGGTTAAGCTGGAGCACAAGGTAAACTTCGTCAAACACATTAGACCGGCTTGTCTTTGGACGGgatcaagtttcaattttacTAAGGTTGTTGCAACTGGCTATGGACATACCACTTTTGCTGGTACAtgaacttgaaataaaatataagacgatgtaattaacaattttcaattacAGCTGCAAACCAAACTGATGTATTGCACAAAGTGGGGCTTGATCTGTTGGATACGCAGAAATGTGAGGATCAGTACCGAGGTCATAAAAAGTTCAAGAAAGGATTAATAGACAACCAAATATGTATCGGTAGCCATGAAGGAAATAAAGATACTTGTCAAGGAGATTCCGGTGGTCCGGTACAGGTTCTCACGGATCCCAAAGGCTGTATGTATCACGTTATAGGAATCACTTCGACCGGTAGCGGTTGCGGTTTAGCACCTGGCGTCTATACTCGTGTCTCCAGCTACATTGATTGGATAGAAAGCGAAGTTTGGAAATGATTCAGCCTCAATGAAAAATGGCGACCTTGAAAAGTGTAGATTTTTTGCTTAACGAATCATACAAAGTAATAAACTAATTTCGAAATCTTTGAGTAAAGAATACGTTTTCACTAGAGAGAACTCGATCCCAAGCCACAAAAGCTCAGGAAGACACACATATAGTATACTCTGTCTAAGTGCATAAACGGTGATCGGATCaactaaattgcgtgtaaatagattatttgtttatttaaaaatcaaagtatcattttttaagttcaatatGTATAAATGACGGAAAACatactcagttaagattccggtcGACGTAGTCCAAGTTGGCGAGCCTTCGTTTGACGCCTGCTATCAATTTTGTACAGATATcttatccactttcttcgccgcagaacgccagtttgctttgaactgctccTCGCTGCTAACAGTTTTTAGGGTCTTCTTAAGGTTTAACTAccgcccaatatttttcgatttaacGAAGTTCTGGTGTATTGGGAGGGTTCAtatccttgggcacaacctgaatgttgttagcggcatacccCTTCatgccttttttttataatggtaGAATGCCGAATCCGACCTAAACAGCACAGACaactcatgatttttttttaaaaggcagTAAACGCTCTTGAAGACACTCTTTTACGAAAATTTCCTGAGTGACGGTTCAAGTGGCAACGAAAGTGTCGC
It includes:
- the LOC129747333 gene encoding serine protease snake-like; translation: MNSSPFLDSGFLLLAAVFVFCSQVQGQRISEIKCEEYRAKTFNKKSTIPLILNPKPLGHLSYNCSKTVELIVGGEAAKPHEFPHHALLGWPREDDEDEYQFLCGGTLISDWFVLTAAHCIMESPAIVRLGEHVLSDEDRLHADFSVDDVILHPAYKFGASYNDIALVKLEHKVNFVKHIRPACLWTGSSFNFTKVVATGYGHTTFAAANQTDVLHKVGLDLLDTQKCEDQYRGHKKFKKGLIDNQICIGSHEGNKDTCQGDSGGPVQVLTDPKGCMYHVIGITSTGSGCGLAPGVYTRVSSYIDWIESEVWK